A window of the Fibrobacter sp. UWH6 genome harbors these coding sequences:
- a CDS encoding BON domain-containing protein — protein MRVQFPHRLYSQRLFCCRCQKVTDHDIFAQENYTTYGGLDPHIPVLCCCTRCTALFVAFSNEFCFCRKEHINSDYAKIFGHNRVAPGNWLYFKKSLKPGLVKSVFQGPEKDIMVLDYGSGPEKKVECPKVTIQKEESTDGYRLLPAQSAHTLLGDQVYHTIRDQFGVAVGMVNDGEKDKLAVLLKDKTLLFITLPLQAQNAPNDKLTQAVLGKVKQVFPQDASKVSIEVGQGVVYLKGMVRNLSIKRAMKACINGLPKVRGCVDFTRIQTDSYITDTQIERAVIALLESPNVHLFNYDVKVLFGHVEVSAYCNEKYYSRDLENKVAEISGVLALHCAISVIPADQVENEMLCKELETDLALHSIMQGAVVKVSCVNKKFLLEGHVRSVIQKQAAFLSVVKKAKTASIENRLKLL, from the coding sequence ATGCGTGTTCAGTTTCCTCATAGGTTGTACAGTCAGAGGCTATTCTGTTGCCGTTGCCAGAAGGTAACGGACCACGATATTTTTGCCCAGGAAAACTATACCACTTATGGGGGCTTGGACCCTCATATTCCGGTGCTGTGCTGCTGTACCCGCTGCACGGCCCTTTTTGTTGCCTTTTCTAACGAATTTTGTTTCTGCCGAAAGGAACACATCAATTCCGACTACGCCAAGATTTTCGGGCATAACCGTGTGGCTCCGGGTAACTGGCTCTACTTCAAGAAGAGTCTTAAGCCTGGTCTTGTAAAAAGTGTCTTCCAGGGCCCCGAAAAAGATATCATGGTTCTGGATTATGGTAGCGGTCCCGAAAAAAAGGTAGAATGCCCCAAGGTGACAATCCAGAAAGAAGAGTCTACGGATGGTTACCGGTTGCTGCCGGCACAAAGTGCCCACACGCTTCTTGGAGATCAGGTCTACCATACCATTCGCGACCAGTTCGGCGTTGCCGTGGGCATGGTGAACGATGGCGAAAAAGACAAGCTGGCTGTTTTGTTAAAAGACAAAACCCTGTTGTTCATTACCTTGCCGTTGCAGGCTCAGAATGCGCCTAACGATAAACTTACCCAGGCGGTGTTGGGCAAGGTAAAACAGGTGTTCCCGCAGGATGCTTCCAAGGTTTCCATTGAAGTGGGGCAGGGTGTGGTTTACCTTAAGGGAATGGTCCGCAACCTTTCCATTAAACGTGCCATGAAGGCTTGCATTAACGGCCTCCCTAAGGTGCGTGGTTGTGTTGACTTTACCCGAATCCAGACGGACTCCTACATCACGGATACTCAAATTGAACGTGCGGTTATCGCCTTGCTGGAATCACCCAATGTCCACCTGTTCAATTATGATGTAAAGGTCCTATTCGGCCATGTAGAAGTTTCCGCCTATTGCAACGAAAAATATTACTCCAGGGATCTGGAAAATAAGGTGGCTGAAATTTCTGGTGTGTTGGCGCTTCATTGTGCCATTTCCGTGATTCCTGCCGATCAAGTTGAAAATGAAATGCTGTGCAAGGAACTGGAAACGGATCTGGCCTTGCATTCCATTATGCAGGGGGCTGTGGTAAAGGTTTCCTGCGTGAACAAAAAATTCCTGCTGGAAGGTCATGTGCGTTCTGTTATTCAAAAACAGGCTGCGTTCCTGTCTGTGGTAAAGAAGGCAAAGACCGCTTCCATTGAAAACCGTTTAAAACTTCTGTAA
- the gltX gene encoding glutamate--tRNA ligase: MCDCCNNKRPVRVRFAPSPTGYLHVGGARTAIYNYFFAKAMGGVFYLRIEDTDRKRYNETALHDLMRDLKWLGLQWDEGPGCEKDCGPYFQSERLHIYNEQIKKLLDSGDAYYCFCTEERLQEVRAEQEKAGVSVTGYDRHCRNIPREEAEARIAAGEKAVIRFKVPETGVTEFDDMIRGHISYQNELLDDLVLIKRDGYPTYHFASVCDDHLMGTSHVLRGDEWISSTPKHELLYKAFGWEPPVWCHLPVILDKNGGKLSKRKGAASVGDFRDLGYLPETLVNYLALLGWNPGDDREVMTIKEMIDCFTLERINPKPASFDEKKLQWMNGQHIHMCDDAMLLGIMKEGLAAKGFDLSAEPEARLLEIVKNLKPRAHFVQDLADMSTYFFKAPETYDEKGAKKHFGVGSKALCQQVRDMLASIEDFKTPVIEKEFYALAERIGHKVGELVGAPRLAVSGVTAGPGLWELFELLGKEETLRRIDVALPLMG, encoded by the coding sequence ATGTGCGATTGCTGCAATAACAAGCGTCCCGTCCGTGTACGTTTTGCCCCCAGCCCCACCGGTTACCTCCACGTTGGCGGTGCCCGTACTGCTATCTACAACTACTTCTTTGCAAAGGCCATGGGCGGCGTGTTCTACCTCCGTATCGAAGATACCGACCGTAAGCGTTATAACGAAACTGCACTGCACGACTTGATGCGCGACCTGAAGTGGCTTGGCCTCCAGTGGGACGAAGGTCCGGGTTGCGAAAAGGATTGCGGTCCTTACTTCCAGAGCGAACGCTTGCACATCTATAACGAACAGATCAAGAAGTTGCTGGACTCCGGCGATGCCTACTACTGCTTCTGCACCGAAGAACGCCTCCAGGAAGTTCGTGCCGAACAGGAAAAGGCCGGCGTCTCCGTGACCGGTTATGACCGCCACTGCCGTAACATTCCTCGCGAAGAAGCTGAAGCCCGCATCGCCGCTGGCGAAAAGGCTGTGATCCGCTTCAAGGTTCCCGAAACTGGCGTCACCGAATTCGACGACATGATCCGCGGCCACATCTCTTACCAGAATGAACTGCTGGACGACCTGGTTCTCATCAAGCGCGACGGTTACCCCACTTATCATTTCGCAAGTGTTTGCGATGACCACCTGATGGGTACTTCCCACGTGCTCCGCGGTGACGAATGGATTTCTTCTACTCCCAAGCACGAATTGCTGTACAAGGCCTTCGGTTGGGAACCTCCTGTATGGTGCCACCTGCCGGTGATTCTCGACAAGAATGGCGGTAAGCTTTCCAAGCGTAAGGGTGCTGCCTCCGTGGGCGACTTCCGCGACCTGGGCTACCTGCCCGAAACTCTGGTCAACTACCTGGCTCTCCTGGGCTGGAATCCGGGTGACGACCGTGAAGTCATGACCATCAAGGAAATGATTGACTGCTTCACCCTGGAACGCATCAACCCCAAGCCTGCTTCCTTCGATGAAAAGAAGCTGCAGTGGATGAACGGCCAGCACATTCATATGTGCGACGACGCCATGCTCCTCGGCATTATGAAGGAAGGTCTGGCTGCCAAGGGCTTCGACCTGAGCGCCGAACCTGAAGCACGTCTCCTGGAAATTGTGAAGAACCTGAAGCCCCGCGCACACTTCGTGCAGGATCTGGCTGACATGTCCACCTACTTCTTCAAGGCTCCGGAAACTTACGACGAAAAGGGTGCCAAGAAGCACTTTGGGGTCGGCTCCAAGGCTCTCTGCCAGCAGGTCCGCGACATGCTGGCTTCCATCGAAGATTTCAAGACCCCGGTCATCGAAAAGGAATTCTATGCTCTGGCAGAACGCATCGGCCACAAGGTGGGCGAACTGGTGGGCGCTCCCCGCTTGGCAGTTTCTGGCGTTACCGCTGGTCCTGGCCTGTGGGAACTCTTCGAACTCCTGGGTAAGGAAGAAACCCTCCGCCGTATCGACGTAGCCCTCCCGCTCATGGGGTAA
- a CDS encoding sodium:alanine symporter family protein, producing MEALTAFLDTIDGYVWGIPLIVVILFVGLLLTVRLGCLQVVNLPNALRYMLHNEKGGQGEVSSFGALCTALAATIGTGNIVGVATAIGTGGPGALFWMEVAAFFGMATKYAEGVLAVKYRKMDKDGKVLGGPFYYIETGIKERFGWNMKWLAVLFAIFGVCAGVMGIGTITQVNGITSAMARLTPNAAEFVNIGGNSVSITTAIAGVLVTAFSAFVIIGGLKRIAKVSTYIVPVMAILYILACMLLLMMNFAAIPEAVQTIVRAAFNPSAVTGGVVGTIFIAMQKGIARGIFSNEAGLGSAPIAAAAAKTNEPVRQGLVCMTGTFFDTIIICTMTGLAIVVSGAWDPKLGLEGVNITMEAFSRGLAFFPGGATIAPYFLAIALVFFAFTTILGWAYYSEKCLQYLIGGKKKKAILAYRWIYVAAIFVGPYLTVSAVWTCADIFNGLMAFPNLIALILLSGIVALETRDFLDRLHDGKVGE from the coding sequence ATGGAAGCTTTAACCGCTTTTCTTGATACCATCGATGGCTATGTTTGGGGAATTCCCCTCATTGTCGTCATCTTGTTTGTAGGCCTCCTCCTCACGGTCCGTCTGGGCTGCCTGCAGGTGGTAAACCTCCCCAACGCTCTGCGTTACATGCTCCACAACGAAAAGGGCGGCCAGGGCGAAGTCTCTAGCTTCGGCGCACTTTGCACCGCACTTGCCGCAACCATCGGTACAGGTAACATCGTGGGTGTGGCAACCGCTATCGGCACCGGTGGCCCGGGCGCACTCTTCTGGATGGAGGTAGCAGCCTTCTTCGGCATGGCCACCAAGTACGCCGAAGGCGTTCTGGCCGTGAAGTACCGCAAGATGGACAAGGACGGCAAGGTTCTTGGCGGTCCTTTCTACTATATCGAAACAGGCATCAAGGAACGTTTCGGCTGGAATATGAAGTGGCTGGCAGTGCTCTTCGCCATCTTCGGTGTCTGTGCAGGCGTCATGGGCATCGGCACCATCACCCAGGTGAACGGCATTACCAGCGCCATGGCTCGACTCACTCCTAACGCAGCTGAATTCGTGAACATCGGCGGAAACTCCGTCAGCATCACCACCGCCATCGCAGGCGTTCTGGTCACCGCATTCTCCGCCTTCGTGATTATCGGCGGTCTGAAGCGCATTGCCAAGGTTTCTACCTATATCGTTCCTGTCATGGCAATCCTCTACATTCTCGCTTGCATGCTCTTGCTCATGATGAACTTCGCTGCTATTCCCGAAGCGGTCCAGACCATCGTCCGCGCAGCCTTCAACCCCAGCGCCGTGACCGGCGGTGTGGTAGGCACCATCTTTATCGCCATGCAGAAGGGTATCGCCCGCGGTATCTTCAGTAACGAAGCTGGTCTCGGTTCCGCACCTATCGCAGCGGCCGCCGCAAAGACCAACGAACCGGTCCGTCAGGGCCTGGTCTGCATGACCGGTACTTTCTTCGACACCATCATCATTTGTACCATGACCGGCCTTGCCATTGTGGTTTCTGGCGCTTGGGATCCGAAGCTTGGCCTGGAAGGCGTGAACATCACCATGGAAGCCTTCTCCCGCGGTCTCGCATTCTTCCCCGGTGGCGCAACCATCGCTCCTTACTTCCTGGCAATCGCTCTGGTGTTCTTCGCATTCACCACCATTCTGGGTTGGGCCTACTATTCTGAAAAGTGCCTGCAGTACCTGATCGGCGGCAAGAAGAAAAAGGCAATCCTCGCCTACCGCTGGATTTATGTTGCTGCAATCTTCGTCGGTCCCTACCTGACCGTAAGCGCCGTTTGGACTTGCGCTGACATTTTCAACGGCCTCATGGCATTCCCCAACTTGATTGCCTTGATTCTGCTGAGCGGCATCGTAGCTCTCGAAACCAGGGACTTCCTGGATCGCTTGCACGACGGCAAGG